One Papaver somniferum cultivar HN1 unplaced genomic scaffold, ASM357369v1 unplaced-scaffold_116, whole genome shotgun sequence genomic window carries:
- the LOC113329382 gene encoding metal tolerance protein B-like — translation MGDDAEIEIHQDVDSKQIANEYPVCVLSRRSKKESESEERIRSATKLCGLILFCLLFILIEIIGGVKANSLAVVADAAHLVSDVVGFGVSLFTVWASGWEPTKTHSFGFFRFEVLGALFSLQLIWLISGILIYEAIHRILNAAGMVNGKLMFFTAVFGFVINLIMLKWLGHDHIHHHHSGGCANHHHHNHGGAEDSDHKVKEEKMSLMSSSAGNHSCSDIEHNHTVQDKSVQSWINCALKELKQKHLNMNLQGAYLHILGDLIQSIGVMIGGAVIWAKPNWLIVDLLCTLGFAVLVLCTTVPMLRNLLAILTESAPSSINVAEVEAGLVGIKGVHSVYDLHVWSMAVGKVLLSCNVVAEQGANSKEVLSNIKEFCEQTYEIHHVTVQIDY, via the coding sequence ATGGGAGATGatgctgaaattgaaattcacCAAGATGTTGATTCTAAGCAAATAGCTAATGAATACCCAGTTTGTGTTTTATCAAGGCGATCCAAGAAGGAATCAGAATCCGAAGAACGAATCCGATCGGCTACAAAACTATGTGGACTCATACTCTTCTGTCTACTGTTTATATTGATTGAGATTATTGGGGGAGTGAAAGCAAACAGTTTAGCAGTTGTGGCTGATGCAGCACACTTGGTTAGCGATGTCGTCGGATTCGGCGTTTCGCTTTTTACAGTCTGGGCATCCGGTTGGGAACCCACAAAGACACATTCATTTGGGTTCTTCAGATTTGAAGTTTTAGGAGCATTGTTTTCATTACAGCTCATTTGGTTGATTTCAGGGATTTTGATTTATGAAGCAATTCATAGGATTCTAAATGCAGCTGGGATGGTGAATGGGAAACTCATGTTCTTCACTGCAGTATTTGGATTTGTTATTAACTTGATCATGTTGAAATGGTTAGGTCATGACCACATTCATCATCACCACTCCGGTGGCTGCGcaaatcaccaccaccataaTCACGGAGGAGCCGAAGATTCAGACCATAAAGTGAAAGAGGAGAAAATGAGTCTCATGTCAAGTTCGGCAGGCAACCATAGCTGCAGCGACATTGAACACAACCACACAGTTCAGGACAAATCGGTTCAGAGTTGGATCAACTGTGCTCTTaaagaattgaaacaaaaacatttGAACATGAATCTTCAAGGTGCTTACTTGCATATACTAGGTGATCTTATCCAGTCCATTGGTGTCATGATTGGCGGAGCTGTTATCTGGGCAAAACCGAATTGGTTGATTGTTGATCTTCTCTGCACGCTTGGCTTTGCTGTCTTAGTTCTGTGTACTACTGTGCCCATGCTTAGAAACTTATTAGCCATACTTACAGAGAGCGCACCGAGTAGTATTAACGTCGCAGAAGTTGAAGCTGGTCTTGTAGGTATTAAAGGTGTCCATTCTGTATATGACTTACATGTTTGGTCTATGGCAGTTGGCAAGGTTTTACTATCTTGTAATGTAGTAGCTGAACAAGGTGCTAACTCGAAAGAAGTTCTTTCAAATATTAAAGAGTTTTGTGAACAGACATATGAGATTCATCATGTAACTGTACAGATTGACTATTAG
- the LOC113329383 gene encoding early nodulin-like protein 1, whose protein sequence is MAVPSRIIALSMSLVLVNLIMLSSSSEAKDFMVGGKSNGWEIPSSLKSQPLNQWAQSSRFQLGDSLVWKYETGKDSVLQVTRENYLNCVLTKPIAEYKDGNNTRVELSKSGPYYFTSGAKGHCEKGQKLIVVVMAPRSAAPAPSPVDAPAVSPTSGAASSGFGGGALLFIMGLGMALMV, encoded by the exons ATGGCAGTTCCATCAAGAATTATAGCTTTGTCTATGTCCTTGGTTCTTGTTAATCTGATCATGTTAAGCAGCTCCTCAGAAGCTAAAGATTTCATGGTTGGAGGCAAATCAAATGGATGGGAAATCCCATCATCACTTAAATCCCAACCACTGAATCAATGGGCTCAATCTTCTCGTTTCCAGCTTGGGGATTCTCTGG TGTGGAAGTATGAAACAGGGAAAGACTCAGTGTTGCAAGTGACAAGAGAGAATTACTTGAACTGTGTTTTGACAAAACCAATTGCTGAATACAAAGACGGCAACAACACAAGAGTTGAGCTCAGCAAATCTGGTCCTTACTATTTTACCAGTGGAGCTAAAGGTCATTGTGAGAAAGGACAGAAATTGATTGTTGTTGTCATGGCACCTAGAAGTGCTGCACCTGCACCTTCACCAGTTGATGCACCAGCTGTATCTCCCACTAGTGGTGCTGCTAGCTCAGGATTTGGAGGAGGAGCCTTATTATTCATCATGGGTTTAGGAATGGCTTTGATGGTTTAA